One window from the genome of Spirosoma rhododendri encodes:
- a CDS encoding efflux RND transporter permease subunit, with protein MSVTEIAIKRPTLVVVAFTVLGLLGFISYKSLNYTLLPKFDASVVTILTTYPGAAAGEVENSVTRKLEDAVSSIENLKNISSTSQEGLSTIQVELNASADPNQALEDAQRKINAVLSQLPDEVNSPTLLKFSTDDLPVLRMGVRANLEPTKLYDLVDDQIRTQLTKVDGVGQVTLTGGREREIRIGIDPNKLKNFNLSVAQVSQAINSANLDYPTGKIETDRAQYAIRLSGKFTNVDQIRNAALKTSPDGTKILLSDVATVTDGVADATTINRINGRESVGVTIQKQTDANAVEISQRVRAILGNIEKQYANVGLKFEITSDSSTYTLASAEGVIFDLEFAVVLVALVMLLFLHSLRNAFIVMVSVPASIISVFVPMYLLGFTLNLMTLMALSLVVGILVDDSIVVLENIYRHLEMGKNRRQASLDGRNEIGFTAVAITMVDVVVFLPLVFVQGLIANIIREFSLVVVFSTLMSLIVSFTITPLLASRFAKETDLNGPGLGKRFLKGFEHQFDSLKNGYARLLQWGLFHKRWVYLAAIALFIGSIGLVAGGFIGTTFFPQSDQGEFIIQVEGEPFNSLAETNRICQQIEKELMNTKYVTKVNSNVGYSSSSQGGGLGSTPYHKAEITVTIVPKDQRPVSIETFAAQQKAKIMQIPGLNVKSAPVGITGGANATPIQILLQGNTQQELEASAAIVKKVVASVSGTTDVELSVDDPKPELKVNLDRRKMAQYGVSVANVGATLQTAFSGNTDSKYRIGNRDYDIRVELNQFNRQSKDDVGNLTVPDAQGNLIEVDQIADLTLGTGATQLSRYNRVGSLSVNANVVGRPVGTVGTEIDNILKKTELPGGVTYALKGDLERQADAFGSLGIALGLAITFVYLLMVALYNSYFRPFVVLFSIPMAVIGAFLALALARESISFFVMLGMIMLIGLVAKNAILLVDFANAQKEEGKSTVEALIEAGRERIRPILMTTIAMAIGLLPMALATGDGSESKNGLAWVIIGGLISSLLLTLVLVPTVYLTFENGFNAASRAWNRISGKKSKPVTRESAEV; from the coding sequence ATGTCAGTAACAGAAATTGCCATTAAACGCCCGACACTGGTGGTGGTGGCCTTTACCGTGCTGGGTCTGCTGGGGTTCATCTCGTACAAGAGTTTGAACTATACCCTGCTGCCTAAGTTCGATGCGTCCGTCGTGACGATTCTGACGACGTATCCGGGCGCAGCAGCCGGGGAGGTGGAAAACTCCGTGACGCGCAAACTCGAAGACGCTGTGTCGTCGATCGAGAACCTGAAAAACATTAGCTCGACCAGTCAGGAAGGTTTGTCTACGATTCAGGTTGAACTCAACGCCAGCGCCGACCCAAACCAGGCACTGGAAGACGCCCAGCGGAAAATCAACGCCGTACTATCGCAGTTGCCCGACGAAGTCAACTCGCCGACGCTGCTCAAATTCTCGACCGACGATCTGCCCGTTTTGCGGATGGGCGTGCGGGCCAACCTCGAACCGACCAAACTCTACGACCTCGTCGATGACCAGATTCGAACGCAGCTGACCAAAGTCGACGGTGTGGGGCAGGTGACGCTGACGGGTGGCCGCGAACGCGAAATCCGCATCGGTATCGACCCCAACAAGCTGAAGAACTTCAACCTGTCGGTTGCGCAGGTGTCGCAGGCTATCAACTCGGCCAACCTCGACTACCCAACCGGCAAGATCGAAACCGACCGCGCGCAGTACGCCATCCGGCTGTCGGGTAAGTTTACCAATGTCGACCAGATTCGGAACGCGGCCCTGAAAACCTCGCCCGACGGTACCAAAATTCTGCTTAGCGATGTAGCAACCGTCACCGACGGGGTGGCCGACGCAACGACGATCAACCGGATCAACGGCCGCGAATCGGTCGGGGTAACGATTCAGAAGCAGACCGACGCCAACGCCGTTGAGATCAGTCAGCGGGTGCGGGCGATTCTGGGCAACATCGAAAAGCAGTACGCCAACGTCGGCCTGAAGTTCGAGATCACCAGCGACTCCTCGACCTACACGCTGGCATCGGCCGAAGGCGTAATCTTCGACCTTGAATTTGCCGTTGTGCTGGTGGCGCTCGTGATGCTGCTGTTTCTGCACAGCCTGCGCAATGCCTTTATCGTGATGGTATCGGTTCCGGCGTCGATTATCTCGGTATTCGTGCCAATGTATCTGCTGGGCTTCACGCTGAACCTGATGACGCTGATGGCCCTCTCGCTGGTTGTCGGTATTCTGGTCGACGACTCGATTGTGGTCCTGGAAAACATCTACCGGCACCTCGAAATGGGTAAAAACCGCCGTCAGGCATCGCTCGACGGTCGGAACGAGATTGGTTTTACAGCCGTCGCCATTACGATGGTCGACGTGGTAGTATTCCTGCCGCTGGTCTTCGTACAGGGTCTGATCGCCAACATTATCCGCGAGTTCTCGCTGGTTGTCGTGTTCTCGACGCTGATGTCGCTGATCGTGTCGTTTACCATTACCCCACTACTGGCGTCGCGTTTTGCCAAGGAAACCGACCTCAACGGGCCGGGTCTGGGCAAGCGATTCCTGAAAGGATTCGAACATCAGTTCGATTCACTCAAAAACGGGTACGCCCGACTGTTGCAGTGGGGTCTGTTCCACAAGCGTTGGGTTTATCTGGCCGCTATCGCCCTGTTTATCGGTTCGATCGGACTGGTTGCAGGTGGCTTTATCGGCACCACGTTCTTCCCGCAAAGTGACCAGGGCGAATTTATCATTCAGGTCGAAGGGGAGCCATTCAACAGTCTGGCCGAAACCAACCGGATTTGCCAGCAGATTGAGAAAGAGCTGATGAACACGAAGTATGTGACGAAGGTGAACTCGAACGTCGGGTATTCAAGCTCATCGCAGGGCGGTGGCCTGGGGTCAACGCCCTACCACAAAGCCGAGATTACGGTGACGATTGTTCCGAAAGATCAGCGCCCCGTGTCGATTGAAACGTTTGCGGCCCAACAGAAAGCCAAGATCATGCAGATTCCCGGTCTGAACGTAAAATCGGCCCCGGTCGGTATTACGGGTGGTGCCAACGCGACGCCGATTCAGATTCTGTTGCAGGGAAATACGCAGCAGGAACTGGAAGCATCGGCGGCTATCGTGAAGAAAGTTGTGGCCTCGGTCAGCGGTACAACAGACGTTGAATTATCGGTCGATGATCCTAAGCCGGAGCTGAAAGTGAATCTGGACCGCCGGAAAATGGCGCAGTACGGCGTATCCGTCGCGAACGTCGGTGCCACGCTGCAAACGGCCTTCTCGGGTAATACCGACAGCAAATACCGTATCGGCAATCGTGACTACGATATCCGCGTTGAGCTGAATCAGTTCAACCGGCAGAGCAAGGACGACGTAGGTAACCTGACCGTTCCCGACGCGCAGGGCAACCTGATCGAAGTCGACCAGATTGCCGACCTGACGCTGGGCACGGGTGCTACGCAGCTATCGCGCTACAACCGGGTCGGGTCGCTGTCGGTCAATGCCAACGTCGTTGGTCGGCCGGTGGGTACGGTCGGTACGGAGATCGACAATATTTTGAAGAAAACGGAATTGCCGGGTGGTGTCACATATGCACTCAAAGGCGATCTGGAACGGCAGGCCGACGCGTTTGGTAGCCTAGGTATCGCGCTGGGGCTGGCTATCACGTTTGTGTACCTGCTGATGGTTGCGCTATACAACTCGTATTTCCGCCCGTTCGTCGTCCTGTTCTCAATTCCGATGGCCGTAATCGGTGCGTTTCTGGCGCTGGCACTGGCCCGCGAATCGATCTCGTTCTTCGTTATGCTCGGTATGATTATGCTGATCGGTCTGGTAGCGAAAAACGCTATCCTGCTGGTCGACTTTGCCAATGCGCAGAAGGAAGAAGGCAAGAGCACGGTCGAAGCACTGATCGAAGCGGGCCGCGAACGGATTCGCCCGATCCTGATGACCACGATCGCCATGGCGATTGGTCTGCTGCCGATGGCACTGGCCACCGGCGACGGTTCGGAATCGAAAAACGGTCTGGCGTGGGTTATCATCGGTGGTCTGATCAGTTCGCTGCTGCTGACGCTGGTCCTCGTCCCGACGGTGTACCTGACGTTTGAGAACGGTTTCAACGCAGCAAGCCGCGCCTGGAACCGGATTTCGGGCAAGAAAAGCAAACCCGTCACCCGCGAATCGGCAGAAGTATAG
- a CDS encoding putative Ig domain-containing protein, producing MIQLLQSGRSLLLMMVALLGMSVGAIAQQSDKEVAKTAKVSTDLLRLMTNNGLSNQASAGDLQRVNLYITEGNKVAIDALANSEQDGPALLQALQSLGLERAVSSNQRVSGYLPIDRLDQLKNISVLKIARPSYRPFHKVGAVTSQGDVAMRANIARSTYNVTGAGVKVGILSDSYNARGGAAAGVASGDLPAGVQILADLPSTDTDATDEGRAMAELVHDVAPGAAIAFATAYNTELDFAQNIRNLAAAGCKVITDDVGYFAEPFFQDGVVAQAIDDVVTNQGVAYFSSAGNSARSSYQSQFTASAPTVFPGYSSASYTAHNFGGGDTRQTITIGPGRTIIVSFQWDDPFFSVGGGTGARTDMDLLVYYNGQLQTSLSSAEENIGGDPVEIIGIRNNGQANLAIELVLVKYSGPNPTLVKWVNFGSSVGIEYDTKSSTATGHPNASQCIAVGAAPYFQTPAYRNTLSTAIIENFSSAGGTPILFTKSGTRIAQTVRQKPEIVAVDGTNTTFFYPGDDYENDGFPNFFGTSAAAPHAAAVAALMKQKVSTITPAAILSTLETTALDMDDPSTSGFDTGFDFGTGYGFIQADRALQVIGNTAPTVANAIPPQSATVGQAYTYTIPANTFTDAETPNSLTLSVTGLPTGLSFTAPATISGTPSTTTGSPFNVTVTAKDPGNLTASTTFTFTIAPAAPVATAPVAPTLPNQTATVGVAFSYVVPAFSGTAPITYTASGLPAGLSFEASSRTISGTPTMAQVSMVMITGTNSAGSGSGNFTITVSAAPAGGTFAISGVTTNGCAQLTPDSRQVTFTPQYSNSDGSPISFRVVNESLPTTAPGPYSLRLYTDNPVITLEATQSGKVVTLSYNWLSACSTAPGPAAPVAPTLPNQTATVGVAFSYVVPAFSGTTPITYTASGLPAGLSFDAGSRTISGTPTTAQVSMVTITGTNSAGSGSGMFTITVNAAPVGGNFAISGVITNSCAQLTPNSRQVTFTPSIATAMAALSASAPSMSRCPPRHRGLTVCGSTPTTR from the coding sequence ATGATTCAACTACTACAATCGGGCCGGTCCTTGTTGTTGATGATGGTTGCGTTGCTCGGCATGAGTGTCGGCGCCATAGCCCAACAGTCGGATAAGGAAGTCGCAAAAACAGCCAAGGTCAGTACTGATCTACTCCGGTTGATGACCAATAACGGCTTGTCGAACCAAGCATCCGCCGGCGATTTGCAACGGGTAAACCTGTATATCACCGAAGGGAATAAAGTGGCTATCGACGCACTGGCTAATTCTGAACAGGACGGCCCGGCGCTGCTCCAGGCCTTGCAGTCACTGGGCCTTGAAAGGGCCGTTTCATCGAATCAGCGGGTGTCTGGTTATCTGCCTATTGATAGGCTGGATCAACTGAAGAACATAAGTGTTCTGAAGATTGCCCGACCTTCATACCGACCGTTTCACAAAGTTGGTGCTGTAACGTCTCAGGGTGATGTGGCTATGCGCGCAAACATTGCCCGGTCAACGTACAATGTGACGGGGGCTGGCGTGAAGGTGGGTATCCTCTCCGACTCCTATAACGCACGGGGCGGGGCAGCCGCCGGGGTAGCTTCTGGTGATCTACCAGCCGGTGTGCAGATACTGGCGGACTTGCCATCGACCGATACGGACGCTACTGACGAGGGCCGGGCAATGGCTGAGCTGGTTCACGACGTGGCCCCCGGTGCTGCGATTGCGTTTGCCACGGCCTACAATACCGAACTCGACTTTGCCCAAAACATTCGGAATCTGGCAGCGGCAGGGTGCAAAGTCATAACTGATGATGTTGGTTATTTCGCCGAACCTTTTTTTCAGGACGGTGTCGTAGCGCAGGCTATTGATGATGTCGTGACCAATCAGGGAGTGGCTTATTTTTCATCGGCTGGTAACTCGGCACGTTCGTCTTATCAAAGTCAATTCACGGCAAGTGCGCCAACTGTGTTTCCCGGATATAGCTCGGCAAGTTACACGGCTCATAATTTCGGTGGAGGGGATACCCGCCAAACGATCACTATTGGGCCGGGCAGAACTATAATTGTTAGTTTCCAGTGGGACGACCCTTTCTTTTCGGTTGGCGGTGGAACGGGAGCCAGAACGGATATGGACCTTCTGGTGTATTATAACGGACAACTACAGACTTCGCTGTCTAGTGCCGAAGAAAACATAGGGGGCGATCCTGTTGAAATAATTGGCATTCGGAATAATGGCCAGGCGAATCTGGCTATCGAACTGGTGCTGGTGAAATACTCAGGGCCCAATCCTACACTTGTTAAGTGGGTAAATTTCGGCAGCTCTGTCGGTATCGAGTACGATACCAAAAGTTCAACGGCTACTGGCCACCCAAACGCAAGTCAATGCATTGCGGTTGGTGCTGCGCCCTATTTTCAAACGCCGGCGTACAGAAACACATTATCGACGGCGATAATTGAAAATTTCTCGTCCGCTGGTGGTACACCAATTCTCTTCACTAAATCAGGAACCCGGATTGCGCAGACGGTACGCCAGAAACCCGAAATTGTAGCGGTCGATGGTACGAATACTACCTTCTTCTATCCTGGAGATGATTACGAAAATGATGGGTTTCCCAACTTTTTCGGCACGTCGGCGGCTGCGCCCCATGCCGCTGCTGTTGCGGCCCTCATGAAGCAGAAGGTATCTACGATCACACCGGCTGCAATCCTATCGACTCTGGAAACGACGGCACTGGATATGGATGACCCTTCGACCAGCGGCTTCGATACGGGTTTCGACTTCGGCACCGGCTACGGATTTATTCAGGCGGACCGGGCCTTGCAGGTCATCGGTAATACGGCCCCAACAGTAGCCAACGCCATCCCGCCCCAGTCGGCAACGGTTGGGCAGGCGTACACCTACACGATTCCGGCCAACACCTTCACCGATGCCGAGACGCCTAATTCGCTGACGCTGTCGGTGACTGGTCTGCCAACGGGTCTGAGCTTCACGGCACCAGCCACCATCAGCGGTACTCCCTCAACGACTACAGGTTCGCCGTTCAATGTGACGGTCACGGCTAAAGATCCGGGTAACCTGACGGCCAGCACCACGTTTACCTTTACGATTGCCCCTGCTGCTCCGGTAGCGACGGCTCCGGTGGCCCCAACGCTGCCCAACCAGACGGCCACGGTGGGCGTTGCCTTCAGCTACGTGGTGCCAGCCTTCTCGGGCACAGCCCCCATTACCTACACCGCGTCGGGATTGCCGGCGGGTTTGAGTTTTGAAGCCAGCAGCCGCACCATCTCGGGTACGCCCACGATGGCCCAGGTCAGCATGGTGATGATTACGGGCACCAACTCGGCGGGGTCGGGTAGCGGCAACTTCACAATCACCGTCAGCGCGGCACCGGCCGGGGGTACCTTTGCCATCAGCGGGGTGACTACCAACGGCTGTGCACAGCTGACGCCCGATTCGCGGCAGGTGACCTTCACCCCCCAGTACAGCAATAGCGATGGCAGCCCCATCAGCTTCCGCGTCGTCAACGAGTCGTTGCCTACCACGGCACCGGGGCCCTACAGTCTACGGCTCTACACCGACAACCCGGTGATCACGCTGGAGGCCACCCAGTCGGGCAAGGTTGTTACCCTCAGCTACAACTGGCTTAGCGCCTGTAGCACAGCCCCCGGCCCAGCGGCTCCGGTGGCCCCAACGCTGCCTAACCAGACGGCCACGGTGGGCGTCGCTTTCAGTTACGTAGTGCCCGCCTTCTCGGGTACAACACCTATCACCTACACCGCATCGGGCCTGCCCGCCGGACTGAGCTTCGACGCTGGCAGCCGTACCATCTCGGGCACACCTACCACGGCGCAGGTAAGCATGGTGACAATCACGGGTACCAACTCGGCGGGCTCGGGTAGCGGGATGTTCACCATCACGGTAAACGCAGCACCGGTGGGGGGCAACTTCGCCATCAGCGGAGTGATCACCAACAGCTGTGCGCAGCTGACACCCAATTCGCGGCAGGTGACCTTCACCCCCAGTATAGCAACAGCGATGGCAGCCCTATCAGCTTCCGCACCATCAATGAGTCGTTGCCCACCACGGCACCGGGGCCTTACAGTCTGCGGCTCTACACCGACAACCCGGTGA
- a CDS encoding SDR family oxidoreductase, whose product MKVWFITGTSRGFGRVWAEAALKRGDKVAATARDTDSLNDLADTYGDNFLPLSLNVDDRQACFDAIQRANDTFGRIDVLISNAGYGQFGFFEELSEDEVRKQLETNLFGSIWIIQAALPIMRAQGSGHIMQVSSIGGVTTFPIFSIYHASKWAVEGMCESLSQEVAQFGINVTLIEPGGYSTDWSGSSAKHSEPNPAYDDLRNQIKENRKKSQPGDPDATADAILQVVDAEKPPLRLFLGSVGLRLVEPKYQERLATWHEWDDVSKKAQGSQAN is encoded by the coding sequence ATGAAAGTGTGGTTTATCACCGGTACTTCGCGCGGCTTTGGGCGCGTGTGGGCCGAAGCAGCCCTCAAACGGGGCGACAAAGTAGCGGCTACCGCCCGCGATACCGATAGCCTGAACGACCTGGCCGATACCTATGGCGACAACTTCCTGCCCCTGTCACTCAACGTTGACGACCGGCAGGCCTGTTTCGACGCTATTCAACGGGCAAACGACACATTTGGCCGCATCGACGTGCTCATTAGCAACGCGGGCTACGGGCAGTTTGGTTTTTTTGAAGAGCTGAGCGAAGACGAAGTACGGAAGCAGCTCGAAACCAACCTGTTTGGCTCCATCTGGATCATTCAGGCGGCACTCCCGATCATGCGGGCGCAGGGCAGCGGCCACATCATGCAGGTATCGAGCATCGGTGGCGTTACCACCTTCCCGATTTTCAGCATCTATCACGCATCGAAATGGGCGGTGGAAGGTATGTGTGAATCGCTGTCGCAGGAAGTGGCCCAGTTTGGCATCAACGTCACGCTGATCGAGCCGGGCGGCTATTCCACCGACTGGAGTGGTAGTTCGGCGAAACACAGCGAGCCCAATCCGGCGTACGATGACCTGCGGAATCAGATTAAGGAGAACCGTAAGAAAAGCCAGCCCGGCGATCCCGACGCAACCGCCGATGCTATTCTCCAGGTCGTTGACGCCGAAAAACCGCCGTTGCGTTTATTTCTCGGCTCCGTTGGGCTCCGGCTGGTTGAGCCCAAATATCAGGAGCGGCTCGCCACCTGGCACGAATGGGACGACGTATCCAAAAAAGCGCAGGGGAGCCAGGCCAATTAA
- a CDS encoding YkvA family protein produces MANKSLITRILTSLFFKRANIGAVRYARNTRSLYQLIREALEKSGGLSGKNIGVFREQLGIVTRLLKAYASGDYRQLPWKTLIRVIAVLIYFVSPIDILPDFLPIVGLTDDIALMLWLFSGMKDDLEKFRQWEQTSQPSTGTAANPQVIKIG; encoded by the coding sequence ATGGCAAACAAGAGTCTCATAACCCGAATACTGACATCGCTCTTTTTCAAACGGGCCAACATCGGCGCAGTCCGGTACGCCCGCAACACGCGCAGCCTGTATCAGCTGATTCGCGAGGCACTGGAGAAAAGCGGTGGTTTGTCGGGCAAGAACATAGGTGTCTTTCGTGAACAGTTGGGGATCGTTACCCGCCTGTTGAAAGCGTACGCGTCGGGAGACTACCGGCAACTACCCTGGAAAACGCTGATTCGGGTCATTGCCGTATTGATTTATTTTGTGTCGCCAATTGATATCCTGCCCGACTTTCTACCGATTGTGGGCCTGACCGACGATATTGCCCTGATGCTATGGCTGTTCAGTGGCATGAAAGATGATCTGGAGAAGTTCCGGCAGTGGGAACAGACGTCGCAACCCAGCACGGGCACGGCTGCCAACCCGCAGGTTATTAAGATTGGTTAA
- the gatA gene encoding Asp-tRNA(Asn)/Glu-tRNA(Gln) amidotransferase subunit GatA — MTDYRSFAAVQTDLKTGVVTCRQLVDHYLNRIAAQAHLNAFTDVYADECRTQAVLIDQKLANGTAGRLAGMVIGIKDVLSYKEHGLRAGSHILDTFTAQFTGTAVERLLAEDAIIIGRQNCDEFAMGSSNENSAFGPARNAANPDRVPGGSSGGSAVAVQAGLCLASIGSDTGGSVRQPAAFCGVVGLKPTYGRISRWGLVAYASSFDCIGPIANTVDDVALLLEIMAGPDEFDSTVSTQPVGAYSQAVHAPGKPLKIAYLREGIDSDGVEPAIRDATRQTLDQLRAAGHQVEPVDISLLKYLLPTYYILTTAEASSNLSRFDGVRYGYRSPDSTDLISMYKRSRTDGFGAEVRRRILLGTFVLSASYYDAYYTKAQRVRRLMQQEMERLFSQYDVLLSPTTPTTAYRLGEKMDDPLQMYLGDIFTVLANVVGYPAVSVPNGHDGSEPPLPIGLQLMTPPFSEERLLTVAQSLQQALHE, encoded by the coding sequence TTGACCGACTATCGCTCTTTTGCCGCCGTACAAACCGACCTCAAAACGGGCGTCGTTACCTGCCGCCAGCTCGTAGACCATTACCTCAACCGTATCGCTGCGCAGGCCCATCTCAACGCCTTCACCGACGTATATGCGGATGAGTGCAGGACGCAGGCTGTGCTGATCGATCAGAAGCTGGCCAATGGCACCGCCGGGCGACTGGCGGGTATGGTTATCGGCATCAAAGACGTGTTGAGCTACAAAGAACACGGGCTGCGGGCCGGTAGCCACATTCTCGATACGTTTACCGCACAGTTTACCGGCACCGCCGTCGAGCGACTACTGGCCGAAGATGCTATCATCATCGGACGGCAGAACTGCGACGAATTTGCCATGGGGTCGTCGAACGAAAACTCGGCCTTTGGGCCTGCCCGTAACGCAGCCAACCCAGATCGCGTACCGGGCGGATCGAGTGGCGGGTCGGCGGTAGCTGTGCAGGCTGGCCTTTGCCTAGCGAGTATCGGCTCGGATACGGGCGGATCGGTGCGCCAGCCAGCCGCTTTTTGCGGTGTCGTGGGCTTAAAACCAACCTACGGCCGTATCAGCCGCTGGGGACTGGTAGCCTACGCATCGTCGTTCGACTGTATCGGCCCGATTGCCAATACCGTAGACGACGTTGCCCTGCTGCTGGAGATTATGGCCGGTCCCGACGAATTCGACAGCACGGTATCTACGCAACCGGTCGGGGCTTACAGTCAGGCAGTCCACGCGCCCGGCAAACCACTGAAAATAGCGTACCTGCGTGAAGGCATCGACAGCGATGGTGTGGAACCCGCTATTCGCGATGCTACCCGCCAGACGCTGGACCAGCTTCGCGCAGCCGGTCATCAGGTCGAACCAGTCGATATCAGCCTGCTGAAGTACCTGCTGCCGACGTACTACATTCTGACAACCGCCGAGGCATCATCTAATCTGTCGCGGTTCGACGGGGTCCGCTACGGCTACCGCAGCCCCGACAGCACCGATTTGATTTCCATGTACAAACGTAGCCGGACGGATGGATTCGGCGCGGAGGTTCGTCGGCGGATTCTGCTCGGCACGTTCGTACTGAGCGCCAGTTATTACGACGCTTACTATACGAAAGCGCAGCGCGTCCGGCGGCTGATGCAGCAGGAGATGGAGCGGCTGTTCAGCCAATACGACGTGCTGCTGTCGCCAACCACCCCTACGACGGCCTACCGGCTGGGCGAGAAGATGGATGATCCGCTCCAAATGTACTTGGGCGACATTTTCACCGTTCTGGCTAATGTGGTGGGTTACCCGGCGGTGTCTGTCCCAAACGGGCACGACGGTAGCGAACCACCCCTGCCAATTGGCCTGCAACTGATGACGCCCCCCTTTTCGGAAGAGCGGCTGCTAACTGTGGCCCAATCGTTGCAACAGGCGCTGCATGAGTAA
- the mdh gene encoding malate dehydrogenase, with protein MKVTVVGAGAVGATCADNIARRELAHEVVLLDIKEGISEGKSLDMLQASTLLDCDVKLTGSTNDYEKTAGSDVVVITSGLPRKPGMTREDLIGINAGIVKGVTENILKHSPDAIFIIISNPMDTMTYLALKSSGLPKKRVIGLGGALDSARFKTYLSLAMQCSPNDISASVIGGHGDTTMIPLTRLATKGGVPVSNFLDEETLKKVAADTMVGGATLTGLIGTSAWYAPGAAGAYMVESILRDQKRVIPSCVLLEGEYGQSDICLGVPVVLGRNGWEEIIDYKLNDEEQAAFNKSADAVRNMNGVLSTLNV; from the coding sequence ATGAAAGTTACCGTAGTAGGTGCCGGAGCCGTTGGAGCTACCTGCGCCGACAACATTGCCCGCCGGGAATTAGCGCACGAGGTCGTTCTGCTGGATATCAAGGAAGGCATCAGCGAGGGTAAATCGCTTGATATGCTCCAGGCATCGACGCTGCTCGACTGCGACGTTAAGCTGACGGGCTCTACTAATGATTACGAAAAAACGGCTGGTTCGGATGTAGTTGTTATCACATCGGGCTTACCGCGGAAGCCCGGAATGACCCGCGAAGACCTGATCGGCATCAACGCCGGGATCGTGAAGGGGGTTACGGAAAACATCCTGAAACACTCGCCAGACGCCATTTTCATCATCATCTCCAACCCGATGGACACGATGACGTACCTGGCGCTGAAATCGTCGGGCCTGCCAAAAAAACGTGTAATCGGTCTGGGTGGTGCGCTTGATTCAGCCCGGTTCAAGACGTATCTGTCGCTGGCCATGCAGTGTTCGCCCAACGATATTTCGGCGTCGGTAATCGGCGGTCACGGCGATACGACCATGATTCCGCTGACCCGGCTGGCCACCAAAGGGGGCGTTCCGGTCAGCAATTTTCTCGATGAGGAAACGCTGAAAAAAGTAGCTGCCGACACGATGGTAGGTGGTGCTACGCTGACGGGCCTGATTGGTACGTCGGCCTGGTACGCGCCGGGTGCGGCCGGGGCCTATATGGTCGAAAGCATCCTGCGCGATCAGAAGCGGGTGATTCCGTCCTGCGTGCTGCTTGAAGGCGAATACGGGCAGTCGGACATCTGTCTGGGTGTGCCGGTGGTGCTGGGTCGCAACGGCTGGGAAGAAATCATCGACTACAAACTTAACGACGAGGAGCAGGCCGCTTTCAACAAATCGGCCGATGCTGTTCGGAATATGAATGGCGTCCTGAGTACGTTGAACGTGTAG
- a CDS encoding T9SS type A sorting domain-containing protein: MITLEATQSGKVSTFSYNWLSFCNSSSRIGVAEQREPMQVRVLGNPVLSERVELEIRGVVAESVRILATDQQGRTVHETSIKQADEVERATVELGRSAGMYLLRVSTPTQQQVIKLIRQ; the protein is encoded by the coding sequence GTGATCACGCTGGAGGCTACTCAGTCGGGCAAGGTTAGTACCTTCAGCTACAACTGGCTCAGCTTCTGTAATAGCAGCAGCCGGATTGGGGTAGCCGAACAGCGGGAGCCAATGCAGGTTCGTGTACTGGGCAACCCGGTGCTGAGCGAACGGGTGGAGCTGGAAATCCGGGGCGTGGTGGCGGAGTCGGTTCGGATTCTGGCGACCGACCAGCAGGGCCGAACGGTTCATGAAACGAGCATCAAACAGGCTGACGAGGTCGAGCGGGCTACGGTTGAGCTGGGCCGTTCGGCGGGTATGTATCTGTTGCGGGTGAGCACGCCAACCCAGCAACAGGTCATCAAATTGATCCGGCAGTAG
- a CDS encoding Sec-independent protein translocase subunit TatA/TatB, with amino-acid sequence MVSSIFAIMGLGSQEMILIFLALLLLFGAKKIPELARGLGKGIREFKDATKDVRENIEDSLKETDTHSTK; translated from the coding sequence ATGGTTTCAAGCATTTTTGCAATAATGGGTTTGGGCAGTCAGGAAATGATCCTCATTTTTCTGGCACTGCTCCTGCTGTTCGGCGCAAAGAAAATCCCCGAACTGGCACGGGGTCTCGGTAAAGGCATTCGCGAGTTCAAAGACGCGACCAAAGATGTTCGGGAGAACATTGAGGACAGCCTGAAAGAAACAGACACGCACTCGACGAAGTAA